One segment of Desulfobaccales bacterium DNA contains the following:
- a CDS encoding phage portal protein, producing the protein MSAPLPATFRQDQRSGLILPSALASQVRLDAAAEFRAAAANRLRSGWNLGRTVSTPATWKLQRLREYSRDLNRNDPIAAGATDTLVTNIVGRGLRPQSKLRPEMLGISKEKARELQRQAELIWETWKPLADAGNRLNFDELQTLALRSIMQDGEILALPTWAEESWRPLGRTVELLEADRLTTMGAKTQTGQETGIDVGARGEPAFYNFTKVDPTRGTMQLGSGSERLAARDEQGRPRVLHIYRSLRPAQMRGTPLFTPIISLFQDLADGIEAKVVAYKVAAFLSVFITKGSAYGGPDAATDLEPGTGKNIEDLELGEIRYLKNGENIQVVDAKRNSEDFHNFVEQILRIIGAGIALPYELLMKDFSKTSYSSARAALLEARRIFTAWRFWFAAKFCQPIWELVLEEAYLRGLWPAPKFYENRTEYLRAAWMGDGWGWIAPEKEVSASYNAIACGLSTHSKELSAQGEDYEETFEQLAEEKDYAAGLGLNFVAPPAPLPELDQIAGGNHAQTE; encoded by the coding sequence ATGAGCGCTCCGTTGCCCGCCACCTTTCGCCAGGACCAGCGCTCCGGTCTGATTTTACCCTCAGCCCTGGCCAGCCAGGTCAGGCTCGACGCCGCCGCCGAATTCCGGGCCGCCGCAGCCAACCGTCTGCGCTCCGGCTGGAACCTGGGCCGCACGGTAAGCACCCCTGCCACCTGGAAACTGCAACGCTTGCGGGAATATTCCCGGGACCTAAATCGGAATGACCCAATAGCCGCCGGCGCCACCGATACCCTGGTCACGAACATCGTGGGCCGGGGTCTGCGCCCGCAATCGAAGCTGCGGCCCGAGATGCTGGGGATCTCCAAGGAGAAGGCCCGGGAGTTACAGCGCCAGGCGGAATTGATCTGGGAGACCTGGAAACCTCTGGCGGATGCAGGCAACCGCCTTAATTTCGATGAACTTCAAACCCTGGCCTTACGTTCCATTATGCAGGATGGCGAGATCCTGGCCCTGCCCACCTGGGCCGAAGAGTCCTGGCGGCCCCTGGGCCGGACGGTGGAATTGCTGGAAGCGGATCGTCTCACCACCATGGGGGCCAAGACCCAAACCGGCCAGGAAACCGGGATCGACGTGGGGGCCCGGGGCGAGCCCGCCTTTTATAATTTTACTAAGGTTGATCCTACCAGGGGCACGATGCAGTTGGGCAGTGGCAGCGAACGGCTGGCGGCTCGCGATGAACAGGGCCGGCCACGGGTACTCCATATTTATCGCAGCCTGCGCCCAGCTCAAATGCGGGGCACCCCTTTATTCACCCCCATTATTTCCCTGTTTCAAGACCTGGCCGACGGCATCGAGGCCAAGGTGGTGGCCTATAAGGTAGCCGCCTTTTTATCGGTCTTCATTACCAAAGGAAGCGCCTATGGCGGTCCGGACGCGGCTACCGATCTGGAACCTGGCACCGGCAAAAATATTGAGGACCTGGAGTTGGGAGAAATCCGCTACCTGAAGAACGGGGAGAATATTCAGGTGGTGGACGCCAAACGCAATAGCGAAGACTTTCATAATTTTGTGGAGCAGATCCTGCGCATCATCGGGGCAGGGATCGCCCTGCCCTATGAATTGTTGATGAAAGACTTTTCCAAGACCAGTTATTCCAGCGCCCGGGCCGCCTTATTGGAAGCCCGGCGGATCTTCACGGCCTGGCGCTTCTGGTTTGCCGCCAAATTTTGCCAGCCCATCTGGGAACTGGTATTGGAAGAGGCCTATTTACGCGGCCTCTGGCCAGCCCCGAAGTTTTATGAAAACCGCACTGAATATTTAAGGGCGGCCTGGATGGGCGACGGTTGGGGCTGGATTGCGCCAGAGAAAGAAGTCAGCGCCTCTTATAACGCTATCGCCTGCGGCCTCTCCACTCATAGCAAAGAATTAT